CCCCGTCTCTCGAAAGAAGAAGCAAGGAAAAAAGTCAATCCGAGTGTAAAAGTGACGGATCAGCGACTTGCCCTAATCGAAGGGAAAAACGATGGAAAAGAAGTGCTGGCGTGGGAAATGACAGGCAGCTTTGAAGGGAATTCGTACATGGTCTATATCAATGCCTTGAATGGAGAAGAAGAAGAAGTTGTGAAAATGGAAACGGGATCGGGATCGGGACAGAACGAAGGACAATAGTCTTAAAAAAATAGGGGGAAAGCTAGTTTTTTAGCGGCTTTCCCTATTTGCTGATTCGAAACAAAAGGGTATATAATGGAAAGGGTGATAGGAAGGGGAGGAACAATTACTTTATGATGCTTCCACGAATAGGACAAATAATAAGACTAAACTTCACGAGTTCCTCAGAAGAAACGGAGCTGCAAACCTTCAAAAGCCGTGTGGCTGATTTGAAGGAGGATGTAGCTTCTATCGAGTTGCCGACCAGCGAAAACACTGGACGGACTGGGGTGTTTCAACCAGGGACAGAATGCTTGGTTTGGTATGTTGGTGAGGATGGCTCACGCTATGAATTCCGCTCTGCGATTGTCGGCAGACAAAACAATCACATTCCTGTTCTGCTTCTGCAACTGCCGGCTAAAGAGGAGATTGTCCGCACACAGCGACGAAACTACTTGAGAATTGACACCACGGTAGACATCGCAGTCAAACTGGATGATCCGATTCGCCGTTATCATTTTCTAGCACGAACGTTAGATATCAGTGGTGGTGGGCTGTCTTTTAGCTGTGAGGAAAGCTATCATTTAAAGGAAAAAGACAACTTGCACGTCTGGATTTCCCTTCCAAGTAAAAATGGACAGGTTCAACATGCTTTTGTTGTGATGGAAATCGTCAGACAAAAACCGGCGGAAGAAAAAGGTTTGCACCAATGGATTTCGGGTAAGTTCACCCAGATCAGTGAGCAAGATCGAGCAAAAGTGGTTAGAGCGTGTTACGAGAGACAGCTAGAGCTTCGCAAAAAAGGCGTTGTGGATTGACGCTTCATCAGAGGAAGTGACCCTATTGACCAGTCAGTACAACGATCGTTTTCGCAGCTTTTCCAAACGGGTAGAAAAAGGCATCATGATTGGAATTGTCGTATGTGCGATTGTACTGACCATAGGCGAAGTCCTCATTCAGTACGTACCTGCAAGATTAGTATTAATCGAAACAGAGCGCTTGGAAGGCGTGTCCAGAGAGCCCTAAAGGTTTGCGCATGCTTCCATACTATGGTACTATTATAGACAACATAGAAAACGGTCTTGGATCGTTTTTTCATCACACAAAGAATGGGAAAGGGCTTCGACAGAAGCTTTTCTTGTTTTATTCCCATCCGAACTAACGTACATAGCAGGTGAGAAGTAATGAACATTGCCATTGATGGACCAGCGGGAGCAGGCAAAAGCACTGTCGCCCAAAAAGTAGCGGGTCAACTGGAATACGTGTACATTGACACGGGTGCCATGTATCGTGCCCTCGCTTGGGCAGTCCACCATCATCAGCTCCCTATCAGCGATGAGTCTACAGTTTCCGAACTTTTGCAAAAAAACAAGGTTCAACTAGTTCGGGAAAACGGACAGCAACATGTATACTGGAATGAAATCGATGTCACGAGCTGGATACGTTCCACAGAAGTGAGCCAGTACGCCTCCATTGTAGCGAGCTACGGTTCTGTACGTGAACAAATGCTTGTGCTCCAGCGACGATTGGCGACGCAAGGCAATGTCGTCATGGACGGCAGAGATATCGGTACTCATGTTTTGCCAGACGCTGACGTGAAGATATTTCTGACGGCCTCCATTCAAGAGCGTGCAGAACGCCGCTGGAAGGAACTACTCGCAAAAGGTACCCAGACAGACTTGGCTGAGCTGGAAAAAGAAATCGAAGAGCGAGATCGACGAGACATGCAGAGAGAAGTCGCGCCGTTGCGTCAGGCGGAAGATGCCGTTTTGGTAGACACAACAGGAATGACCATTGATCAGGTGGTCGATCGCATCTTGCAAATCTGCGAGCGAACGGGAGAGTCAACCCATTGAGTTACTATCGTTTATTCAGAGGTTTTTTTCGCATCATTTTTTCGCTTGTCTTTCGTTGGCAAGTGATCGGGCGTGAACATATACCTAAGGAAGGCCCAGTGATCCTTTGTGCCAACCACATTTCTTTATGGGATCCACCTCTTCTCGGGGGTGGCATCGAACGTCAGGTTCTTTTCATGGCCAAAGAAGAGCTGTTCAAAATTCCGGTCTTATCCTTTCTCATTACCAAATTCGGTGCATTTCCGGTTAAACGGGGTGCAGGAGATCGTGCGGCCATTCGCACGACTCTCAAATTGCTGGAAGATGGAAAAATCTTTGGAATCTTTCCTGAGGGAACCCGCAGCAAAACAGGGGAACCAGGGGAAGCGATGCCAGGTGTGGCGATGTTCGCTCTCAAGTCAGAAGCTGTGGTCATTCCGGTAGCCATTATCGGGCCATATCGACCGTTTCGTTCCATCAAGATCGTTTACGGTAAACCGATCGATCTGACTCAACTGCGCGAGGCCAAATCAAGCGCTGATACGTTGAAGGAAACAAGCGATCTGATTATGGAGCACATCAAGCAATTACGAAACCAGCATCTCTCTTAGCAAACGGTATAGAATTGCTAAAGGGACGAATACTAAAACTGCTGGAACTTACTGGCTTCATCAGTACTAACTGCCAGCCATCAGGCGACAGTTAAAAATATACATGCTCCCGCTTCGTGTAGTGAGGTTGTACACAACCTGTACATAGACGTTTGGGACTGGATGGTATTAAGGAGGTCTTTTGAATGATGGAAGAAACGAACGTAAGCTTGACGGATGCAACAACGATTTCCGTAGGAGATGTTGTAAAGGCAACCGTAACAAAAGTTGAGGACAAACAAGCGCTTGTAGATCTAGGTTACAAGTACGATGGTCTGATTCCTATCAGCGAACTGTCTCCACTGCATGTTGAAAAGGTATCTGATGTAGTAGCGGTTGGTGATACTTTCGAAGTGAAAGTCATCAAACTAAACGACGAGAAAGAAGAGCTCGTTGTTTCCAAGAAAGCAGTAGCAATGGAATCCTCTTGGTCTGATCTTGAGCAAAAAATGCAAGCGGGTGAAATCATTGAAGCGGCTGTGAAAGAAGTAGTGAAGGGCGGCCTTGTTGTTGATGTAGGCGTTCGCGGCTTCATTCCGGCTTCCATGGTAGAGCGTCATTTTGTTGAAGATTTCTCCGACTACAAAGGCAAAACATTGGCTTTGAAAGTAGTAGAAATGGATAAGGAAAAGAATAAAGTCATCCTGTCCCACAAAGCGGTTTTGGAAGACGAAGTAAAAGTGCAAAAGCAATCCATTATGGATAAAATCCAAGTGGGGCAAGTGTTGGAAGGAACGGTTCAGCGCATGACCGATTTCGGCGTATTCGTGGATATCGGTGGTGTTGATGGATTGGTTCACGTATCTGAGCTTGCTTGGAACCGTGTAGATAAGCCGTCCGATGTCGTGAAAGAAGGCGACAAGGTAAAAGTGAAGGTCCTCAAAATTGACCGTGAAAACGAGCGCATTGGCCTTAGCATCAAGGAAACGCAAGCAGGTCCATGGGCGAGCGTTGCAGAAGATTTTAAAGCGGGCTCTATTTTGAATGGAACGGTAAAACGTCTGGTGTCCTTCGGTGCATTTATTGAGCTGGCACCTGGAATCGAAGGCCTCGTACACATCTCCCAGATTGCAAATCGTCGGGTGAATACACCTAGTGAGGTGTTGAAAGAGGGTCAAGAGGTACAGGTGAAGGTTTTGGATGTTGTTCCACAAGAACAACGCATTAGCCTCAGTATCCGTGCAGTAGAAGAAGACCGTGTGGAGCAGGCAGAACGTGCGAGCAAGCGTGAACAGCAACAATTCACGCAAGAAAACAACCAACCAATGGGCGTGACATTGGGCGAGTTGTTCGGTGATCTGAAAGACAAGTTCAAGTAAGATAAAAAGTAGGATTCATGGGGATACGCTCTGGCGTATCCCTTTTTTCTGAGAACGAAAGTCTAGGAGGGGTACAATGGATCGTCGTTCGATTAGAAAATTGGACCATATTCGAAATGCTCTTATCACCCTGGAAAATGGGGCAAATAGTTTTGATGATGTCAGCTTTGTTCCGAACAGCTTGCCGAATGCAGCACTTGCAGAAACCTCACTGGACACCGTGATCGCATCCTTGCGACTCTCCTCACCGATCATGATTAATGCGATGACGGGTGGAGCCGGTGGGACTACCCAGATCAATCAAAAACTGGCGATCATTGCGAGGGAACGAAATCTGGCGATGGCTGTTGGCTCACAAATGGCCGCTTTGCGTGATCCAGATGTTACGGATAGCTATCTGATTGTCAGAAGGGAACATCCACAGGGGATCTTGTTTGCAAATGTGGGGGCAGAAGCGACAGTGGAGCAGGCAATAGCAGCGGTGGAGATGATGCAAGCGAACGGATTGCAAATCCATCTGAATGTCATGCAAGAGCTGTTAATGCCTGAGGGGGATCGGGATTTTCGCGGCTATCTGGAGCGGATTCAAGCGATCAGGGAGAGTCTGGATGTGCCAGTTATTGTCAAAGAAGTCGGCTTTGGAATGGCAAAGGAATCAATCGAGAAGCTCATAGAAATCGGGATCAGAACAATTGATGTGGGTGGAAGAGGCGGAACAAATTTTGCTCAAGTCGAAAATATGCGAAATGATCAGCCAAATGCCATGTTCGAGGATTGGGGATTCACGACGGTGGAGAGCTTGCTGGAAGCGAATGCTGTCGGTCATCCAGGAGTGTCATACATAGCAACAGGTGGTGTTCGTCATGGACTCGATGTAGTCAAAGCCGCTTCTTTAGGTGCGTCCGCTGTCGGGATGGCAGGAGCAATGCTGCGTCTGGTTCAACGTGAATCTCTGGAAGATTGCTTGTCTACCGTCGACAGATGGCATCATCAAATTCGTGTGGCGATGACGGCACTAGGAATGAAAGGTCTGGCTGACGCCGTTTGTACGCCTGTTATGATCGCGGGAAAAACAGCAGAGAGAGCGAGGCTTCGTCACGTGCAATTGGAGAGACTGGCGCAACGTTAGGTAGTGGACGAGCATTCGATTCATGAAATTTCCTTGGTTGAGGCATACTTTTGGGAGACAACCATCATTTTGAGGAGATGAACATGAACGAGGGAACCGTTGCGATCCTTATCCAGTGGTCTTTGCTGTGTCTTGTCTGGATGGGAAGCTTTGACTTGCAGCTGCGAAACATGAAGATGGAACGCAGACGAGTGCTCGCAGTGATCAGCGCATTTTTAATTTGTTCGTTTGTTAGCTGGAAAATCTATTTTGCCCCTATTCAAGTTAGTCTAAGTGGAACGATATTGCCACTGATCGCAAGCATTGTCCTTTACACCAAGCTCATTTCTAAAATACGCAGATTGTACTTGCTGAGTGCGCTGGCAACGGCTCTTTTGCTATTTTGGCTACGCTGGCTGTTTTTTACCGATCCGATCTTGCTGTTTTGGGATGAGCGGATCATCGTACCTGCTGTTGGAGTCAGTACCATTTTTTTGATGAGCAGAACACATCTGGGACAGCTGTTTCAGCTGACGCTCTCCTTGCCTCTCGCAGATGCGATACATTCGCTATATTTTTGGAAATTGTCGGGTTCCTGTCAGTGGGGATCCGAGTATGCGCAAGATTTGCTTTGGAGTAGCCTATCTCTTTGGGTTCTCGTCAGCATAGTCTGGTCTGCGATTCGTCGTAACCTTGGTAGAACAGAAACAGAGTCTTCCCATTCCGATACGGGTAGGTGACGCTAGGGTGTTGAAGGGATTGCTAGCATATGATTATGTGTTTCCGTTAGTTCTGGGGTTCCTATTCGGCATTTTGTGCCGGATTCATCTTTTGCGAACAGATTATCGACAATATCCAACCTATCCCCACGGAAAAATTATTCACGTTTCACTTGGCGTGATCGCTTCCGCGCTCGGAGCGTTAGCGATTCCTGCTCTGCTCAAGGAGAATTACACGGCAGTCACATTTTTGACTTTGGCTGCTCAACAATTCCGTGATGTCAGGAACATGGAACGCACTACGCTTAATGAGATCGATAAACGGGAGCTGGTGCCCCGTGGTGGCCCCTATATCGAAGGAATTGCAATGGTGTTTGAAGGACGCAATTACATGGTCATGTTTACCTCTTTGGTGACAACGACGGCTACCATTCTCTTTCATTGGTGGGGAGGTGTCATTGCAGGTGTCATCGCCTTGCTGATTTCTCGCAAGCTTCGCTCTGGCAAAACACTATCGCTGATTGCAGAGATCGAGCCGGGGGAAGTGAGAATGGAAGGAAGGGACTTGTATGTGAACGACATTTACATCATGAACGTCGGGTTGGCAGATGCTCAAGAGATCATACGTGAGCAAGGCGTGGGTTTTATTCTGACACCGCGGGATGCCAATGCCAAGGTCACACTTGCTCACCCTGGACAGCGGCAAGCGATTTTGCACGATGCCGCAACGCAACTCGGCGTATATACCGATACGGGAGAGCCATCGCTAACACCCTTGGTAAAACGTGATATAAAGTCGGGGAGAATGGGTGTATTTTTATTGCCGCAAGAAAAAGATGTGGAACGTGCAACATCCGTCATTCGTGCAGTCCCTATTCTCGAAAGCGTCTTCCGAATGCCAACGAAGACTAGAATGATGAAAAAGGAGCTGTAGGCCATGACAGGAGTAATCTTGGCGGCGATTACGACGAACAGAGACAGGATAGCGGGTGGTGTGCCGATTTTTATCGAGTCTACTACGGAGCTTATGCAGCAAACAGCTTTCACGCTGGAAAAGATACTAGACGGGATGGTGCATGAAGTAAGCGCCGATACCCTTATCATTGTTCGGCATAAGTAGTGTATGGTATGATTAGCTAGTCAAAACGTAAATGAGAGAGAGTGTTGTTGATTATGGGATTACCAGTGGTAGCCATTGTGGGGAGACCCAACGTGGGGAAATCCACGATTTTTAACAGATTGATTGGCGAACGAGTCGCGATCGTGGAGGATATGCCGGGAGTAACCCGTGACCGCCTGTACGGGAAAGGTGAATGGTTAACGCATACTTTCCATGTGATTGATACCGGTGGAATTGAGTTTGGCGAGACCGACGAGATTCTTACACAGATGCGTTACCAGGCAGAGCTTGCGATTGACGAAGCAGATGTCATCATTATGATTGCAGATAGCCGTACAGGTGTGACAGATGCGGACGTTGAACTGTCACGGATGCTGAATCGGACGGGAAAACCTGTCGTACTCGCAGTGAACAAAGCGGATAATCCGGAAATGCGCGCGGATATTTACGATTTTTATTCCCTGGGCTTAGGCGAGCCATTCCCTGTCTCGGGTAGCCATGGTCTTGGCTTGGGAGATATGCTGGAAGAAGTGTGTCAGCATTTCCCAGCAGAGGATGACGAAGAGAAGAGAGACGATGTTATTCGTGTATCCATCATCGGTCGTCCAAACGTCGGGAAGTCTTCCTTGACGAATGCGATTCTCGGTGAAGAGCGAGTCATTGTCAGTGAGGTTGCCGGAACGACCCGTGATGCGATCGACACGCCATTTGAGCGTGATGACCAAAGCTACGTTCTTGTAGACACGGCAGGTATGCGCAAGCGTGGAAAAGTGTATGAAACAACGGAAAAATACAGTGTAATGCGTGCGATGCGTTCCATTGAAGATTCCGACGTCGTTCTTGTTGTCATTAACGGGGAAGAGGGCATTATCGAGCAAGACAAGAAAATCGCAGGTTATGCACATGAGGCTGGCCGTGGTGTCATCATTATCGTGAACAAATGGGATGCGATTGAAAAAGACGACAAAACGATGCAACGCTTCACAGAATTGATTCGCGAAGAGTTTAAATACCTGGATTATGCTCCGATCCTGTATGTGTCTGCAAAATCGAAGCAACGTGTCCATACGATTCTACCGAAGGTCAATGAAGTAGCTCAAGCACATTCTATGCGCATTCCTACCGCGGTTCTCAATGATTTGGTAACAGATGCGACGATCCGTACGCCTCCACCATCTGATCGCGGCAAACGCTTGAAGATCAACTATGCGACACAAGCAACGGTGAAACCGCCGACGTTCATTCTGTTTGTGAATGATCCGGAACTCATGCACTTCTCCTATGAACGTTACATAGAGAACAAGATCCGTGAAGCATTTGTGTTTGAAGGCACACCAGTTAGAATCTGGACACGGAAAAAAACGTAGGGAGAGAAAAACGCCATGGTGTTATTATCCTGGGTGCTTAGCTATTTAATCGGTTCTATTAGCTTTAGCTATCTTATCGCCAAAAAAGTCGCAGGAATTGACATTCGTTCTCATGGCAGCGGAAATGCCGGTGCAACCAATACCCTCAGGGTGTTAGGAAAAGGCCCCGGCATTGCCGTTCTCCTTCTTGATGCAGTAAAAGGAATAGCTGCAATGGGACTGACTCACCTGATGACGGGGGATCCGGCAGCGTACGCAGTGGCAGGATTGTTCGTTATCGCGGGTCACAATTGGCCAATCTTTTTTGGATTTCGCGGAGGGAAAGGCATTGCGACCACGTTAGGTGTCGTATTAGGGTTTTCTCCCTTGGCATTTTTGATTGCTGCCGTGATGGCTGTCGTAGTCATTGCGATCACTCGCTTTGTTTCATTAGGGTCATTGGTTATCGTAACGGTTATTCCATTTACCCTTTATTTGTTGGACAAACCCATTTCCTTTATTTGGGCGAGCTTGGCGATCGCAATCTTTGCTTACATTCGTCATTATAATAATATCCGCAATCTTCTTTCAGGTAACGAGCGGAAACTAGGAGAAAAGTCCAACCGGAAGCTGGGATAATGTACGAACGGACATGAGAAAAGTGGAGGGGGACGTATTGATTCAAAATGTTACGGTGATTGGTGCCGGAAGCTGGGGAACGGCACTTGCTACAGTCTTGGCGGACAACGGTCATCAGGTCACGCTTTGGGTGCGGGATACCAGGCTGGCAGAAGAAATAAACAGCAAGCATGTGAATGAAAAGTACCTGCCGGGAGAAAAGCTATCAGCTAACATAGTGG
The window above is part of the Brevibacillus brevis NBRC 100599 genome. Proteins encoded here:
- the fni gene encoding type 2 isopentenyl-diphosphate Delta-isomerase — translated: MDRRSIRKLDHIRNALITLENGANSFDDVSFVPNSLPNAALAETSLDTVIASLRLSSPIMINAMTGGAGGTTQINQKLAIIARERNLAMAVGSQMAALRDPDVTDSYLIVRREHPQGILFANVGAEATVEQAIAAVEMMQANGLQIHLNVMQELLMPEGDRDFRGYLERIQAIRESLDVPVIVKEVGFGMAKESIEKLIEIGIRTIDVGGRGGTNFAQVENMRNDQPNAMFEDWGFTTVESLLEANAVGHPGVSYIATGGVRHGLDVVKAASLGASAVGMAGAMLRLVQRESLEDCLSTVDRWHHQIRVAMTALGMKGLADAVCTPVMIAGKTAERARLRHVQLERLAQR
- a CDS encoding YphA family membrane protein, translating into MNEGTVAILIQWSLLCLVWMGSFDLQLRNMKMERRRVLAVISAFLICSFVSWKIYFAPIQVSLSGTILPLIASIVLYTKLISKIRRLYLLSALATALLLFWLRWLFFTDPILLFWDERIIVPAVGVSTIFLMSRTHLGQLFQLTLSLPLADAIHSLYFWKLSGSCQWGSEYAQDLLWSSLSLWVLVSIVWSAIRRNLGRTETESSHSDTGR
- a CDS encoding flagellar brake protein, which encodes MMLPRIGQIIRLNFTSSSEETELQTFKSRVADLKEDVASIELPTSENTGRTGVFQPGTECLVWYVGEDGSRYEFRSAIVGRQNNHIPVLLLQLPAKEEIVRTQRRNYLRIDTTVDIAVKLDDPIRRYHFLARTLDISGGGLSFSCEESYHLKEKDNLHVWISLPSKNGQVQHAFVVMEIVRQKPAEEKGLHQWISGKFTQISEQDRAKVVRACYERQLELRKKGVVD
- the der gene encoding ribosome biogenesis GTPase Der, with product MGLPVVAIVGRPNVGKSTIFNRLIGERVAIVEDMPGVTRDRLYGKGEWLTHTFHVIDTGGIEFGETDEILTQMRYQAELAIDEADVIIMIADSRTGVTDADVELSRMLNRTGKPVVLAVNKADNPEMRADIYDFYSLGLGEPFPVSGSHGLGLGDMLEEVCQHFPAEDDEEKRDDVIRVSIIGRPNVGKSSLTNAILGEERVIVSEVAGTTRDAIDTPFERDDQSYVLVDTAGMRKRGKVYETTEKYSVMRAMRSIEDSDVVLVVINGEEGIIEQDKKIAGYAHEAGRGVIIIVNKWDAIEKDDKTMQRFTELIREEFKYLDYAPILYVSAKSKQRVHTILPKVNEVAQAHSMRIPTAVLNDLVTDATIRTPPPSDRGKRLKINYATQATVKPPTFILFVNDPELMHFSYERYIENKIREAFVFEGTPVRIWTRKKT
- the cmk gene encoding (d)CMP kinase, whose translation is MNIAIDGPAGAGKSTVAQKVAGQLEYVYIDTGAMYRALAWAVHHHQLPISDESTVSELLQKNKVQLVRENGQQHVYWNEIDVTSWIRSTEVSQYASIVASYGSVREQMLVLQRRLATQGNVVMDGRDIGTHVLPDADVKIFLTASIQERAERRWKELLAKGTQTDLAELEKEIEERDRRDMQREVAPLRQAEDAVLVDTTGMTIDQVVDRILQICERTGESTH
- a CDS encoding capping complex subunit for YIEGIA; protein product: MTGVILAAITTNRDRIAGGVPIFIESTTELMQQTAFTLEKILDGMVHEVSADTLIIVRHK
- a CDS encoding lysophospholipid acyltransferase family protein produces the protein MSYYRLFRGFFRIIFSLVFRWQVIGREHIPKEGPVILCANHISLWDPPLLGGGIERQVLFMAKEELFKIPVLSFLITKFGAFPVKRGAGDRAAIRTTLKLLEDGKIFGIFPEGTRSKTGEPGEAMPGVAMFALKSEAVVIPVAIIGPYRPFRSIKIVYGKPIDLTQLREAKSSADTLKETSDLIMEHIKQLRNQHLS
- a CDS encoding YIEGIA family protein yields the protein MLKGLLAYDYVFPLVLGFLFGILCRIHLLRTDYRQYPTYPHGKIIHVSLGVIASALGALAIPALLKENYTAVTFLTLAAQQFRDVRNMERTTLNEIDKRELVPRGGPYIEGIAMVFEGRNYMVMFTSLVTTTATILFHWWGGVIAGVIALLISRKLRSGKTLSLIAEIEPGEVRMEGRDLYVNDIYIMNVGLADAQEIIREQGVGFILTPRDANAKVTLAHPGQRQAILHDAATQLGVYTDTGEPSLTPLVKRDIKSGRMGVFLLPQEKDVERATSVIRAVPILESVFRMPTKTRMMKKEL
- the plsY gene encoding glycerol-3-phosphate 1-O-acyltransferase PlsY, whose translation is MVLLSWVLSYLIGSISFSYLIAKKVAGIDIRSHGSGNAGATNTLRVLGKGPGIAVLLLDAVKGIAAMGLTHLMTGDPAAYAVAGLFVIAGHNWPIFFGFRGGKGIATTLGVVLGFSPLAFLIAAVMAVVVIAITRFVSLGSLVIVTVIPFTLYLLDKPISFIWASLAIAIFAYIRHYNNIRNLLSGNERKLGEKSNRKLG
- the rpsA gene encoding 30S ribosomal protein S1, with product MMEETNVSLTDATTISVGDVVKATVTKVEDKQALVDLGYKYDGLIPISELSPLHVEKVSDVVAVGDTFEVKVIKLNDEKEELVVSKKAVAMESSWSDLEQKMQAGEIIEAAVKEVVKGGLVVDVGVRGFIPASMVERHFVEDFSDYKGKTLALKVVEMDKEKNKVILSHKAVLEDEVKVQKQSIMDKIQVGQVLEGTVQRMTDFGVFVDIGGVDGLVHVSELAWNRVDKPSDVVKEGDKVKVKVLKIDRENERIGLSIKETQAGPWASVAEDFKAGSILNGTVKRLVSFGAFIELAPGIEGLVHISQIANRRVNTPSEVLKEGQEVQVKVLDVVPQEQRISLSIRAVEEDRVEQAERASKREQQQFTQENNQPMGVTLGELFGDLKDKFK